Genomic DNA from Chrysiogenia bacterium:
CATTCTGCAGGGTGACGATTCCTTCGAGGGCGTGTTCCCGTTCTTCACCGCCGCCGAGCGCAAAAAATACAAGGTCCACGTGCGTGTGTTCCTGCGCCGCTACCAGAGCGACTTCCCGTGTCCCGCGTGCGATGGCAAGCGGCTTCGCCCCGAAGCGCTCCTCGTAAAAGTCGGCGGCAAGGACATCTCGGAGATCTGCAATCTCTCCATCGGCGATCTTGCGCAGTTCTTTGAGGAACTCAAGCTCTCGCGGGCCGAGCAGGACACCGCGCGCGAGGTGCTGCGTCAGGTACGCGCGCGCCTGACATTCCTCAACGAGGTGGGGCTGAACTACCTGGCACTCTCGCGTCTTGCCAAGACGCTCTCGGGCGGTGAGCACCAGCGCATCAACCTGGCCAACCAGCTCGGCGCCGCGCTGGTGGGAACGCTCTACGTTCTCGACGAGCCCTCCATCGGCCTGCACGCGCGCGACATCTCTCGCCTGATGGGAACGGTCCGCCGCATCACCGACACGGGCAATACCGTCGTCGTGGTCGAGCACGACCCGGCGATGATCCGCGCGGGCGATCATCTCATCGAGCTGGGGCCCGGCTCCGGCCATCGCGGCGGAGAGATTGTCTATCAGGGAGGCGTCGACCAGCTCGTCGCCGAAGGCCTCACCGCGACGGCCGAGTATTTGCGAGGACAGCTCAACTTTCCCGACGCGCAGGGACGCCGGCAGAACAAGGGCTGGCTGCGACTGACCGGCGCGCGTGAAAACAATCTCAAGAGCACCGAGCTCAAGATCCCGCTCGGCAACTTCGTCGCGGTGAGCGGCGTCTCGGGCTCAGGCAAGTCGACGCTGATTACCAAGACGCTTTATCCCGCGCTCGATCGCCTGTTTGGAACCGGCACGGCGAGCATCGGGCGCTTCGACATGATCTCGGGGTTCGAGGGGCTCCACGGCGTCTCGCTCATCGACCAGACGCCCATCGGGCGCTCCTCGCGCTCGAACCCGATCACCTACATGAAGGCCTGGGATGAAATCCGGCTCTTCTATTCCGAGCTGCCCGAGTCCCTGCGCCGGCGCTTCAAGCCCAAGCACTTTTCCTTCAACACCGACGGCGGGCGCTGCCCGGCCTGCCAGGGCGAGGGCGTCATCCACGTGGAGATGCACTTCCTGGCCGACATGGAAGTGACCTGCGAGGTCTGCGACGGCCGGCGCTTCAAGCCCGAGGTGCTGGCGGTGAAGTATCGCGGCAAGAGCATCGACGAGGTCCTCCAGCTCACCGTAACGGAAGCGAAGACCTTCTTCCCGCCGCTCACCAAGCTCAAGAACCGGCTGGGCCTGCTCGAAGAAGTGGGTCTTGGTTACATGCGGCTGGGGCAGTCCTCGAACACCATATCCGGTGGTGAGGCACAGCGCCTCAAGGTCGCCGCCG
This window encodes:
- the uvrA gene encoding excinuclease ABC subunit UvrA; this encodes QRALVLFPPHGDELKDPERFLDSCRRRAYIRVWIDGETLDVDEVDPDAVREADSVFIVADRLVLRESDRARLSTAVENAFREGRGEMAVYPLDAAEVYGFCEEFSSPATGRIFEEPTPALFSFNSPLGACGHCKGFGNVLQYDERKIIPNPSLSLAKGAIEPWTKPSMRENNRVMLRWAIKEGIDTEKPWKDLSKAVRQRILQGDDSFEGVFPFFTAAERKKYKVHVRVFLRRYQSDFPCPACDGKRLRPEALLVKVGGKDISEICNLSIGDLAQFFEELKLSRAEQDTAREVLRQVRARLTFLNEVGLNYLALSRLAKTLSGGEHQRINLANQLGAALVGTLYVLDEPSIGLHARDISRLMGTVRRITDTGNTVVVVEHDPAMIRAGDHLIELGPGSGHRGGEIVYQGGVDQLVAEGLTATAEYLRGQLNFPDAQGRRQNKGWLRLTGARENNLKSTELKIPLGNFVAVSGVSGSGKSTLITKTLYPALDRLFGTGTASIGRFDMISGFEGLHGVSLIDQTPIGRSSRSNPITYMKAWDEIRLFYSELPESLRRRFKPKHFSFNTDGGRCPACQGEGVIHVEMHFLADMEVTCEVCDGRRFKPEVLAVKYRGKSIDEVLQLTVTEAKTFFPPLTKLKNRLGLLEEVGLGYMRLGQSSNTISGGEAQRLKVAAELGRRDGKKILYLLDEPTTGLHGADVAKLLRVLDRLVTRGNTVLVIEHNLDVLARADWLIDLGPEGGDGGGQIVAAGPPEEVSRVKQSHTGHYLKEYFDAGARAARPH